The Amblyomma americanum isolate KBUSLIRL-KWMA chromosome 5, ASM5285725v1, whole genome shotgun sequence genome window below encodes:
- the LOC144135524 gene encoding tetraspanin-33-like has protein sequence MEKESSKDPRRPAPESRQPSTHRTEEGQQPQEELDKGLSTTTQSHTSFRVRAVIVAVNLTIVLLALVAFWCAVYSLVVRPSQRNHLLHNVMSKSFSFTLLMHLDAFTIALSLALGTVSACGMVGALRENVFVLDVYQTLLCILIVLSSLLAIAITMGPQWVRNHIKEGAYVEFIQGYRHSDHFRHMIDTLQTSMHCCGFSSDTFRDWEKNEYFRCATDNPSNERCSVPNSCCRSRVLAVNGSDPVLVPRFCGRGVLLMEEQEAWRYVHTRSCADAALTHVMDHVVTYVGFGMLFNVLLLSMLVTSVVLQDQIHDISAIYDAYYRAVIEGQEAMQEAGLIKLPEKPPEQPPERQTTEKPNVKPNAGFA, from the coding sequence ATGGAGAAGGAGTCAAGCAAGGACCCTCGGAGGCCTGCGCCGGAGTCGCGGCAGCCCAGCACACATCGCACCGAAGAGGGCCAGCAGCCGCAAGAGGAACTCGACAAGGGCCTCTCGACGACCACACAATCACACACCAGCTTCCGGGTGCGCGCCGTCATCGTGGCCGTGAACCTGACCATCGTGCTGCTCGCGCTCGTCGCGTTCTGGTGCGCTGTCTACTCCCTGGTGGTGCGCCCCTCGCAGCGGAACCACCTCCTGCACAACGTGATGAGCAAGTCCTTCTCCTTCACGCTCCTCATGCACCTGGACGCCTTCACCATCGCCCTCAGCCTGGCCCTCGGAACGGTGTCCGCCTGCGGCATGGTGGGCGCACTCCGCGAGAACGTGTTCGTGCTCGACGTCTACCAGACACTGCTCTGCATTCTGATCGTGCTCAGCAGCTTGCTTGCCATAGCCATCACGATGGGGCCCCAGTGGGTGCGCAACCACATCAAGGAGGGCGCCTACGTCGAGTTCATCCAGGGCTACCGGCACAGCGACCACTTCCGGCACATGATCGACACTCTGCAGACGTCCATGCACTGCTGCGGCTTCTCGTCCGACACGTTCCGAGACTGGGAGAAGAACGAGTACTTCCGCTGCGCCACGGACAACCCGAGCAACGAGCGGTGCTCCGTGCCAAACTCGTGCTGCCGTAGCCGGGTGCTGGCAGTGAACGGTTCGGATCCCGTCCTCGTCCCGAGGTTCTGCGGCCGCGGCGTGCTGCTCATGGAGGAGCAGGAGGCCTGGAGGTACGTCCACACGCGCAGTTGTGCCGACGCTGCGCTGACGCACGTCATGGACCACGTGGTGACGTACGTCGGCTTTGGGATGCTGTTCAACGTGCTTCTGCTGTCCATGCTCGTTACGTCAGTCGTGCTGCAGGACCAGATCCACGACATCAGTGCCATCTACGATGCGTACTACAGGGCCGTAATAGAAGGGCAGGAGGCCATGCAAGAGGCCGGTCTAATCAAGCTTCCCGAAAAGCCTCCCGAGCAGCCACCAGAGAGACAGACAACCGAGAAGCCGAACGTGAAGCCTAACGCAGGCTTCGCGTAG